In a single window of the Podarcis raffonei isolate rPodRaf1 chromosome 14, rPodRaf1.pri, whole genome shotgun sequence genome:
- the SRL gene encoding sarcalumenin isoform X1 — MHGLRLFCCCVAPILLLGARAELQVSAPDGTEDSATFAEGGLLPGDPSLAEKEKLLYGDSAAAATAAIPPGTGIPFRPLDSQEEASTGVEGSPHADGSTEAAAELDTSSLEAEGLKEKEAPVAEPQNAPDKGRDTDGQREAPEQYLAVNKEDVLAGEEAEESEQAQSEEVAKDAAPGGSGGPSQSLLQPPVKTREELSSTQEDNITADLVSEDGATSVERHFSDGSPAVSTLGAPDRVPQEPHMLEGQEESEEAEDTSPREEEAEEETADGPGQLDAEEEEGEEGATVAREGDTSLQEGEGSDEDESEEREDSEEDEAEEEDSSEEDEAEEEDNSQEDAAEEGDNSQKDAAEEEDPQSQEDDSTVEAAEEGATALAGEEAIAHGIGGEEEGPAPSEREGRAAEGEEGTSPGKGMGEVEPGDPSLTSDPEVDTHLQHQEGGPSEAEAMPTPPSNEDTLGGHEEASSEQAHPAPPAASPAPHSNPPATSTAEEAEDAGESARRDRTHIESTLKLKEEKPADDYSGTLQRLRKIYHTSIKPLEQSYKYNELRQHEITAYPGRTLGSSATDGEITSKPMVLFLGPWSVGKSTMINYLLGLDNTPYQLYTGAEPTTSEFTVIMHGPKLKTIEGIVMAADSTRSFSPLEKFGQNFLEKLIGIEVPHKLLERVTFVDTPGIIENRKQQERGYPFNDVCQWFIDRADLIFVVFDPTKLDVGLELEMLFRQLKGRESQIRIILNKADSLATQELMRVYGALFWSLAPLINVTEPPRVYVSSFWPLDYEPDTHRELFLKEEISLLEDLNQVIENRLENKIAFIRQHAIRVRIHALLVDRYLQTYKDKMTFFSDGELVFKDIVEDPDKFYIFKTILAKTNVSKFDLPNREAYKDFFGINPINSFKLLAQQCSYMGGCFLEKIERAITHELPELLGSIGLGKKPSVLSCDTTGCGETPKNRYKKH; from the exons AACTGCAAGTCTCTGCCCCGGATGGCACAGAAGACTCTGCCACCTTTGCCGAAGGAGGCTTGTTGCCCGGAGACCCAAGCCTGGCAGAGAAGGAGAAGCTGCTCTATGGagactctgctgctgctgccactgctgccatcccACCTGGGACAGGAATTCCCTTCCGGCCCTTAGACAGCCAGGAGGAAGCCAGCACAGGTGTGGAAGGAAGCCCTCATGCTGATGGCTCCACTGAGGCAGCTGCTGAACTGGACACCAGCTCCTTGGAAGCTGAGGGTCTGAAAGAAAAGGAAGCCCCTGTTGCTGAACCACAGAATGCCCCCGACAAAGGGCGTGACACGGATGGGCAAAGGGAAGCACCTGAGCAATATCTTGCAGTCAACAAGGAGGATGTTTTGGCTGGAGAGGAGGCTGAAGAGAGTGAGCAGGCCCAGTCAGAGGAAGTTGCCAAAGATGCTGCCCCAGGCGGAAGTGGGGGCCCCTCCCAGAGCCTCCTTCAGCCCCCTGTCAAGACCAGAGAGGAGCTGTCCTCCACTCAGGAGGACAACATCACTGCTGACTTGGTCAGTGAAGATGGAGCTACCTCTGTGGAAAGACACTTTAGTGATGGCTCCCCTGCAGTGAGCACCTTGGGGGCACCAGACAGGGTGCCACAGGAGCCCCACATGTTAGAGGGGCAAGAAGAGTCTGAGGAAGCAGAGGACACCAGCCCCCGTGaggaagaagcagaggaggagacaGCGGATGGTCCTGGGCAGCTtgatgcagaggaggaggagggagaagaaggggCTACAGTGGCCAGGGAGGGGGATACCAGCCTACAAGAAGGAGAAGGTTCTGATGAAGATGAGTCTGAGGAAAGAGAAGATTCTGAGGAAGATGAGGCTGAGGAAGAAGACAGCTCTGAGGAAGATGAGGCTGAGGAAGAAGACAATTCTCAGGAAGATGCCGCTGAGGAAGGAGACAATTCTCAGAAAGATGCCGCTGAGGAAGAAGACCCTCAGTCACAGGAAGATGACAGCACAGTGGAAGCCGCAGAAGAGGGTGCTACTGCCTTGGCAGGAGAAGAAGCCATTGCCCATGGaataggaggagaagaagagggtcCTGCCCCatcagagagagaggggagagcagCGGAGGGGGAAGAGGGGACTTCCCCAGGGAAAGGCATGGGTGAAGTGGAGCCAGGAGATCCCAGCCTGACATCTGACCCTGAGGTTGACACCCACCTCCAGCATCAAGAGGGAGGCCCCAGTGAAGCAGAAGCAATGCCCACTCCTCCCAGCAATGAAGACACCCTCGGTGGTCACGAGGAGGCATCCTCTGAGCAAGCCCACCCAGCCCCGCCTGCCGCTAGCCCAGCACCTCACAGCAACCCTCCAGCTACTTCCACCGCTG AAGAGGCGGAGGATGCCGGGGAGTCTGCCAGGAGGGACCGCACCCACATTGAAAGCACCTTGAAGCTGAAGGAAGAGAAGCCTGCAGATGACTATTCAG GCACACTGCAGCGGCTGAGGAAGATCTACCACACTTCTATCAAGCCCTTGGAGCAATCTTACAAGTATAATGAACTACGGCAGCATGAAATCACAG CTTACCCTGGACGCACCTTGGGCTCCTCAGCCACAG ATGGAGAGATCACTTCCAAGCCGATGGTGCTATTCCTGGGACCATGGAGTGTTGGCAAATCCACCATGATAAACTACCTCCTGGGGCTGGATAACACTCCCTACCAGCTCTACACAG GAGCTGAACCCACCACCTCAGAGTTCACCGTCATCATGCATGGCCCCAAGCTCAAGACCATTGAAGGCATTGTGATGGCTGCGGACAGCACACGCTCTTTCTCACCTCTTGAGAAATTTGGTCAGAACTTTCTGGAGAAGCTGATAGGGATTGAGGTCCCTCATAAGCTCTTGGAAAGGGTTACCTTTGTGGATACGCCGGGGATCATTGAAAACCGGAAGCAGCAGGAACGAG GCTACCCTTTCAATGATGTCTGCCAGTGGTTCATTGACAGAGCTGACCTCATCTTTGTAGTGTTTGACCCCACAAAGCTGGATGTGGGGCTAGAGCTGGAGATGCTTTTCCGCCAGCTAAAGGGACGGGAATCTCAGATTAGGATAATTCTGAACAAAGCTGACAGCCTGGCTACACAAGAGCTCATGCGAGTCTACGGAGCCTTGTTCTGGAGCCTGGCTCCACTGATCAACGTCACTGAGCCCCCCAGAGTCTATGTCAGCTCCTTCTGGCCCCTGGATTACGAGCCCGACACCCACAGAGAACTCTTCTTGAAAGAGGAGATTTCACTCCTAGAAGACCTGAACCAAGTGATTGAAAACAGGCTGGAGAACAAGATTGCTTTTATCCGCCAACATGCCATCCGTGTCCGCATCCATGCACTCTTAGTTGACCGCTACTTGCAGACCTACAAGGACAAAATGACCTTCTTCAGCGATGGAGAGCTCGTGTTCAAGGACATTGTGGAGGATCCAGACAAGTTTTACATCTTTAAAACAATCCTGGCCAAGACCAATGTCAGCAAGTTCGACCTCCCTAATCGTGAAGCTTACAAGGACTTCTTTGGGATCAACCCTATCAACTCCTTTAAGCTTCTTGCTCAGCAGTGTTCCTACATGGGAGGCTGTTTCCTAGAGAAGATTGAGAGGGCTATAACCCATGAGCTGCCAGAGCTCTTGGGGAGTATTGGCCTGGGGAAGAAACCCAGCGTCCTCTCCTGCGACACAACTGGCTGTGGCGAGACTCCAAAGAACCGTTACAAGAAACATTAG
- the SRL gene encoding sarcalumenin isoform X2 produces the protein MHGLRLFCCCVAPILLLGARAELQVSAPDGTEDSATFAEGGLLPGDPSLAEKEKLLYGDSAAAATAAIPPGTGIPFRPLDSQEEASTGVEGSPHADGSTEAAAELDTSSLEAEGLKEKEAPVAEPQNAPDKGRDTDGQREAPEQYLAVNKEDVLAGEEAEESEQAQSEEVAKDAAPGGSGGPSQSLLQPPVKTREELSSTQEDNITADLVSEDGATSVERHFSDGSPAVSTLGAPDRVPQEPHMLEGQEESEEAEDTSPREEEAEEETADGPGQLDAEEEEGEEGATVAREGDTSLQEGEGSDEDESEEREDSEEDEAEEEDSSEEDEAEEEDNSQEDAAEEGDNSQKDAAEEEDPQSQEDDSTVEAAEEGATALAGEEAIAHGIGGEEEGPAPSEREGRAAEGEEGTSPGKGMGEVEPGDPSLTSDPEVDTHLQHQEGGPSEAEAMPTPPSNEDTLGGHEEASSEQAHPAPPAASPAPHSNPPATSTAEEAEDAGESARRDRTHIESTLKLKEEKPADDYSGTLQRLRKIYHTSIKPLEQSYKYNELRQHEITDGEITSKPMVLFLGPWSVGKSTMINYLLGLDNTPYQLYTGAEPTTSEFTVIMHGPKLKTIEGIVMAADSTRSFSPLEKFGQNFLEKLIGIEVPHKLLERVTFVDTPGIIENRKQQERGYPFNDVCQWFIDRADLIFVVFDPTKLDVGLELEMLFRQLKGRESQIRIILNKADSLATQELMRVYGALFWSLAPLINVTEPPRVYVSSFWPLDYEPDTHRELFLKEEISLLEDLNQVIENRLENKIAFIRQHAIRVRIHALLVDRYLQTYKDKMTFFSDGELVFKDIVEDPDKFYIFKTILAKTNVSKFDLPNREAYKDFFGINPINSFKLLAQQCSYMGGCFLEKIERAITHELPELLGSIGLGKKPSVLSCDTTGCGETPKNRYKKH, from the exons AACTGCAAGTCTCTGCCCCGGATGGCACAGAAGACTCTGCCACCTTTGCCGAAGGAGGCTTGTTGCCCGGAGACCCAAGCCTGGCAGAGAAGGAGAAGCTGCTCTATGGagactctgctgctgctgccactgctgccatcccACCTGGGACAGGAATTCCCTTCCGGCCCTTAGACAGCCAGGAGGAAGCCAGCACAGGTGTGGAAGGAAGCCCTCATGCTGATGGCTCCACTGAGGCAGCTGCTGAACTGGACACCAGCTCCTTGGAAGCTGAGGGTCTGAAAGAAAAGGAAGCCCCTGTTGCTGAACCACAGAATGCCCCCGACAAAGGGCGTGACACGGATGGGCAAAGGGAAGCACCTGAGCAATATCTTGCAGTCAACAAGGAGGATGTTTTGGCTGGAGAGGAGGCTGAAGAGAGTGAGCAGGCCCAGTCAGAGGAAGTTGCCAAAGATGCTGCCCCAGGCGGAAGTGGGGGCCCCTCCCAGAGCCTCCTTCAGCCCCCTGTCAAGACCAGAGAGGAGCTGTCCTCCACTCAGGAGGACAACATCACTGCTGACTTGGTCAGTGAAGATGGAGCTACCTCTGTGGAAAGACACTTTAGTGATGGCTCCCCTGCAGTGAGCACCTTGGGGGCACCAGACAGGGTGCCACAGGAGCCCCACATGTTAGAGGGGCAAGAAGAGTCTGAGGAAGCAGAGGACACCAGCCCCCGTGaggaagaagcagaggaggagacaGCGGATGGTCCTGGGCAGCTtgatgcagaggaggaggagggagaagaaggggCTACAGTGGCCAGGGAGGGGGATACCAGCCTACAAGAAGGAGAAGGTTCTGATGAAGATGAGTCTGAGGAAAGAGAAGATTCTGAGGAAGATGAGGCTGAGGAAGAAGACAGCTCTGAGGAAGATGAGGCTGAGGAAGAAGACAATTCTCAGGAAGATGCCGCTGAGGAAGGAGACAATTCTCAGAAAGATGCCGCTGAGGAAGAAGACCCTCAGTCACAGGAAGATGACAGCACAGTGGAAGCCGCAGAAGAGGGTGCTACTGCCTTGGCAGGAGAAGAAGCCATTGCCCATGGaataggaggagaagaagagggtcCTGCCCCatcagagagagaggggagagcagCGGAGGGGGAAGAGGGGACTTCCCCAGGGAAAGGCATGGGTGAAGTGGAGCCAGGAGATCCCAGCCTGACATCTGACCCTGAGGTTGACACCCACCTCCAGCATCAAGAGGGAGGCCCCAGTGAAGCAGAAGCAATGCCCACTCCTCCCAGCAATGAAGACACCCTCGGTGGTCACGAGGAGGCATCCTCTGAGCAAGCCCACCCAGCCCCGCCTGCCGCTAGCCCAGCACCTCACAGCAACCCTCCAGCTACTTCCACCGCTG AAGAGGCGGAGGATGCCGGGGAGTCTGCCAGGAGGGACCGCACCCACATTGAAAGCACCTTGAAGCTGAAGGAAGAGAAGCCTGCAGATGACTATTCAG GCACACTGCAGCGGCTGAGGAAGATCTACCACACTTCTATCAAGCCCTTGGAGCAATCTTACAAGTATAATGAACTACGGCAGCATGAAATCACAG ATGGAGAGATCACTTCCAAGCCGATGGTGCTATTCCTGGGACCATGGAGTGTTGGCAAATCCACCATGATAAACTACCTCCTGGGGCTGGATAACACTCCCTACCAGCTCTACACAG GAGCTGAACCCACCACCTCAGAGTTCACCGTCATCATGCATGGCCCCAAGCTCAAGACCATTGAAGGCATTGTGATGGCTGCGGACAGCACACGCTCTTTCTCACCTCTTGAGAAATTTGGTCAGAACTTTCTGGAGAAGCTGATAGGGATTGAGGTCCCTCATAAGCTCTTGGAAAGGGTTACCTTTGTGGATACGCCGGGGATCATTGAAAACCGGAAGCAGCAGGAACGAG GCTACCCTTTCAATGATGTCTGCCAGTGGTTCATTGACAGAGCTGACCTCATCTTTGTAGTGTTTGACCCCACAAAGCTGGATGTGGGGCTAGAGCTGGAGATGCTTTTCCGCCAGCTAAAGGGACGGGAATCTCAGATTAGGATAATTCTGAACAAAGCTGACAGCCTGGCTACACAAGAGCTCATGCGAGTCTACGGAGCCTTGTTCTGGAGCCTGGCTCCACTGATCAACGTCACTGAGCCCCCCAGAGTCTATGTCAGCTCCTTCTGGCCCCTGGATTACGAGCCCGACACCCACAGAGAACTCTTCTTGAAAGAGGAGATTTCACTCCTAGAAGACCTGAACCAAGTGATTGAAAACAGGCTGGAGAACAAGATTGCTTTTATCCGCCAACATGCCATCCGTGTCCGCATCCATGCACTCTTAGTTGACCGCTACTTGCAGACCTACAAGGACAAAATGACCTTCTTCAGCGATGGAGAGCTCGTGTTCAAGGACATTGTGGAGGATCCAGACAAGTTTTACATCTTTAAAACAATCCTGGCCAAGACCAATGTCAGCAAGTTCGACCTCCCTAATCGTGAAGCTTACAAGGACTTCTTTGGGATCAACCCTATCAACTCCTTTAAGCTTCTTGCTCAGCAGTGTTCCTACATGGGAGGCTGTTTCCTAGAGAAGATTGAGAGGGCTATAACCCATGAGCTGCCAGAGCTCTTGGGGAGTATTGGCCTGGGGAAGAAACCCAGCGTCCTCTCCTGCGACACAACTGGCTGTGGCGAGACTCCAAAGAACCGTTACAAGAAACATTAG